In a single window of the Labeo rohita strain BAU-BD-2019 chromosome 23, IGBB_LRoh.1.0, whole genome shotgun sequence genome:
- the si:dkey-261l7.2 gene encoding uncharacterized protein si:dkey-261l7.2 — MPQITSGVIMQLTLLLSALPAQYLISKWTSGTEIQRHIATQRIIDTWDSIRKSYLNTTAWVDWLNTWIPKLPTFGEEEDEYPTLEEALAIELMMHDNEHGYFAVSKEVRRPRPTYVLHRVGQVVIETQNKMVGVIVGWDAELRAPPEWYKRKKYTDSELERAKDTPHYRIMFSGPDSSSILIGYIPQYNVKLFQGFQPDIPILERYFSHFDGEKFVMEKWLQEIYPDD, encoded by the exons ATGCCTCAAATCACGTCAGGTGTGATTATGCAGCTGACGCTCCTGCTGTCAGCTCTACCTGCGCAATATCTCATCTCCAAATGGACCAGCGGTACCGAGATACAACGACACATCGCCACTCAGAG AATAATTGACACGTGGGACTCTATAAGAAAATCCTACTTGAACACGACTGCTTGGGTTGACTGGCTAAATACCTGGATTCCCAAACTGCC GACCTTCGGAGAGGAAGAGGATGAGTACCCAACTCTAGAAGAAGCGCTTGCAATCGAGCTGATGATGCATGATAATGAGCACGGGTACTTTGCAG TGTCAAAAGAGGTGCGAAGACCCAGGCCAACATACGTGCTGCACCGTGTAGGTCAAGTTGTGATAGAGACACAAAATAAGATGGTGGGGGTGATCGTGGGATGGGATGCAGAACTCAGAGCCCCTCCAGAGTGGTATAAGAGAAAGAAATACACCGATTCAGAG CTGGAGAGAGCCAAGGACACTCCTCATTACAGAATTATGTTCAGTGGACCTGATTCCTCATCAATACTGATTGGATACATTCCCCAGTATAATGTCAAGCTCTTTCAAGGCTTTCAG CCTGACATTCCTATTCTAGAGCGGTATTTTTCACACTTCGATGGGGAAAAGTTTGTAATGGAGAAATGGTTGCAAGAAATCTACCCTGACGACTGA
- the irak1bp1 gene encoding interleukin-1 receptor-associated kinase 1-binding protein 1 homolog, translated as MAHSPSRVFATVSPTACDVYRDENELAFNRGRKQTHLHTQSNARVVQMTGCAELSCPPDRATVTISVKNSKENVNDVTNSVTRRLEYILQTVRQHDVKEENITVTKHLQREEELFHMQAEVLVVFSDFEKMQQARSVLIEKLDKSVCVGDPHYSHSAESLGLLRRRVCLEAVDNARLKASEACCILGQALGRPLLVREEESREWTSGQQEMTGSPLTPHQTGVTLVSASSRVFVTFELRPKDSNRRNF; from the exons ATGGCGCACAGCCCGTCTCGTGTCTTTGCTACAGTTTCACCGACTGCTTGTGATGTATACCGAGACGAAAACGAATTGGCGTTTAACCGGGGCCGCAAgcaaacacatttacacacgCAAAGCAACGCAAGAGTGGTTCAGATGACAGGCTGCGCGGAGTTATCCTGTCCTCCGGACCGCGCCACCGTCACCATAAGCGtcaaaaacagtaaagaaaATGTTAACGACGTGACCAACAGCGTTACCCGAAGACTGGAATACATACTACAGACTGTGAGACAGCATGATGTCAAG GAGGAAAACATCACTGTGACCAAGCATTTGCAAAGAGAGGAAGAGCTCTTCCACATGCAAGCTGAG GTGCTTGTGGTGTTTTCAGATTTTGAGAAGATGCAACAAGCTCGCTCAGTTTTGATTGAAAAACTTGACAAAAGCGTGTGTGTTGGTGACCCTCACTACAGTCACAGTGCCGAAAGCCTCGGTTTGTTAAG ACGGCGAGTATGTTTGGAAGCTGTGGACAATGCCCGGCTAAAAGCCAGCGAGGCGTGTTGCATTTTGGGACAAGCTCTGGGACGGCCACTGCTTGTACGTGAGGAGGAATCACGAGAGTGGACCAGCGGCCAACAGGAAATGACTGGCTCTCCTCTAACACCACATCAGACTGGGGTTACATTAGTCTCTGCCTCTTCACGTGTGTTTGTGACCTTTGAATTGCGACCGAAGGACAGCAACAGGAGGAACTTTTGA